In Anaerococcus prevotii DSM 20548, the genomic window GATGAAAATACAAAAAATATTAAAAAAGAAGACGTAAAAGAAATATATATTGAGATTGTTTTCTAAGGAGATATTATGAACAATGATTTTATGTTAGCTTTGGATGAGCTTTGTAAGGAAAAAAATCTAGATAAGGCAACCATCCTAGATGCCTTACAGAAGGCTCTTATCAAAAGTTACCAAAAAAATTATGACAACGAAGAAAATGTAGATGTCATAATCGATGAAGAAACCGGACAAATCGAAGTCTTTGCTCTAAAGGAAGTAGTGGATGAAGTAGACGATACTATCACAGAAATTTCCTTAAAGGATGCTTTGGAGGAAAACTCAAGCTATCACCTAGGAGATATAGCAAGGATTAAGCTTACTCCTAAAAACTTCGGCAGAGTCGCAGCCCAAACTGCGAGAAATATCGTAATCCAAAAGATCAGAGATGCCCAAAGAGATTCCCTCTATGGAGAATACATCGAAAGGGCAAACGAGATGATCACAGGAACTATACAAAGACAAGATAAGTACAATGTCTATGTAAACTTAGACAAAATAGAAGGTGTAGTTCCAATCAAAGAGCAAGTTCCAACAGAAGAGTATCCAGCAAATGCCAAGATGAAGTTTCTTATAAAGGAAGTTAGAAATTCTTCCAAAGAACCACAAATTGTATTATCAAGATCAAGTCAAGATCTTATAACTAGACTTTTCGAGCTTGAAGTTCCTGAAATCACAGACGGCATTATTGAAATCTATTCCCTTGCAAGAGAAGCTGGATCTAGGACAAAGATGGCAGTATTTTCAAATGACGAGGGAATTGATGCAGTTGGAGCTTGTATTGGCTTTAAGGGAATTAGGGTAAACTCCATAGTTGAAGAGCTACAAGGAGAAAAAATTGACATTATAAACTTTGATAAAGACATTAAAGTATTTATATCAAATGCCCTATCACCAGCTGACATTATCGAAGTCCTAGTCAATGAAAAAAGCAAAAAGAGCCTTGTTGTCGTATCAAGCGACCAACTTTCCCTTGCTATAGGTAAGGAAGGGCAAAACGCAAGACTTGCAGCAAGACTTACTGGCTGGAAGATTGATATAAAAAGTAGCGAAGAATACGAAAGCCTAAGCCAAGAAGAAATAGATGAAATACTTGGCCTAAATGAAATAGACGAAGAGGCCAGCGAAGTGGCTGATGAAGATGATGCTTTAGATGATGAAGACATTTCTTTAGACCTTGATGAAGAAAATGATGATACTGAAGATGATTTAATAAGCGATTCTGAAGTTGAAGAAATAATAGAAGAAGAAAGCGACGATACAGTAGAAGATATTGCAAATATTGATTCCACTGTTAAAGCTTATGAAGAAGATGAATCTAATGAGGATTAGAAAATGAAAAAAGCTAAGAAGATTCCACAAAGAAAATGTGTGGTATGTGGCAAGCTTAAAGACAAAAAAGACCTTCTAAGAGTTGTAAAAAACAAAGATGAAGGAATTTTGATAGATGAATCTGGAAAGAAAAACGGAAGAGGCGCCTACATTTGCAAGGATGATGCTTGCATAGAGGAAGCCATCAGAACTAATAAGCTAAACCGAGTTTTTAGAACAGAAGTTTCTGACGAACTTTACGAGGAGTTAAAAGCTTATGAAGTAAATTGAGGAGAGTTATATGGCAGGAAAAGTAAGAGTATATGAACTAGCAAAAGAAAATAATATGGCAGCCAAGGAAATGGTGAAATTATTAAATGAGGAATTTGGTCTAAATATCAAATCCCACATGTCCATGGTTGGAGGAAGTGATCTTGAGCTTATCCAAGGCTATTTTGATGAGATAGAAGAAGAAAAGAATAAAGCTAAAAACAAGAAACAGCAAAAAGAAAATAATAAAAATAGCAAAAATAAGAAAAATCATAAAAACATCAAGCAAGCCAAAGATGTAGAAGAAGATGATTTTGAGGAAGAAAAGCCAAAGAAAAAGAGAAAGAAAAAAAGCAAAAACAAGAAAACTTCCAAGGCTAACAAGAAACAAGCCGAAGAGAAAAAAGATGATGGAATTATAGAAATCCCAGAAACTGTAAATGTAAAGACTTTTGCTGACAAAATAGGAGAATCTCCAAATTCTGTAATAGGAAAACTAATTGGTCTTGGCGTAATGGCAGGACTTAATGATCAAATCGAGTTTGAACAAGCAGAACTAGTTGCCCTAGACTTTGGCAAGGAGATAAAACTTGAAGAAGAGTACGATGCCATTGAAGAACAACAAGTAGAGCTAGACTATGAAGATAAGGAAGAAGACCTAGTTAATAGACCTCCAGTAGTTTCTGTAATGGGCCACGTTGACCATGGTAAGACTTCTATCCTTGATAAGATTAGATCAACAAGAGTTACAAGTGGCGAAGCAGGTGGTATCACCCAACATATCGGTGCATCTGTAGTAGATATCAACGATAAGAAGATAAGCTTCCTTGATACACCAGGCCACGAAGCCTTCACAGAAATGAGAATGAGGGGAGCCCAAGCAACTGATATAGCAATCCTAGTAGTGGCAGCAGATGATGGTGTAATGCCACAAACTGTTGAGGCAATTAACCACGCCAAGGCTGCTGGAATACCAATAGTAGTAGCAATAAACAAGATCGATAAAGAAGTAGCTGACCCTAACAGAGTAAAACAAGAGTTAATGGAACATGGCCTTGTATCTGAAGAATGGGGAGGAGATACCATCATGGTTCCAGTATCCGCTCACACAGGAGAGGGTATTGATGATCTATTAGAGATGGTTCTTCTAGTAGCTGAAATGAGAGAGCTTAAGGCAAATCCAAACAGACGTGCAGTAGGTATTATCGTAGAAGCCCAACTTGACAAGGCAAGAGGAGCAGTTGCCACAGTACTTGTACAAAAGGGAACCCTCCACGCAGGAGACTATGTAGTAACAGGATCAGCATCAGGTAGGATAAGAGCTATGTTTAACTCTCTTGGAGAAGCAATCGAAGAAGCAACTCCATCAATGCCAGCCCAAATCCTAGGTCTATCTGATGTTGCCGAAGCAGGGGATATGATCTATGCTGTAGAAGATGAAAAACTCGCTCGTGAATTTGCAGATAGGGCAGCAGAGTTTAAACGTGAAGAGCACCTTAAGGCAAAGGCTAATACCAATCTTGAAGATATGTACTCAGATATCGGGGATGGTGAGCTAAAAGAGCTTAATATTATAGTTAAGACAGACGTTAAGGGAACAGTAGATGCTGTAAGCCATTCACTTGTGAAGCTTTCAAATGAAGAAGTTAAGGTATCTGTTATAGCAGGAGCTGTAGGAGGAATCACAGAATCAGATATCCTTCTTGCCCAAGCGTCTAACGCAGTTATCATAGGATTTAACGTAAGACCAACCCAAGGAGCTTTGGAAAGAGCAAAAGATAACAATGTTGAAATCAGAACATATTCTGTAATCTATGAAGCAATCGAAGATGTAGAAAAAGCTATCAAGGGTATGCTTGATCCAGAATTTAAGGAAGTTGTCCTTGGTAGGGCTGAAGTACGTGATACCTTCAAGGTTCCAGGAGCAGGAACAGTTGCTGGTGTTATGGTTACAAATGGTTCAGTTCCAAGAAGAGCAAGCATCAGACTTCTTCGTGACAACATAGTAATATTTGATGGTGATATTTCATCAATGAAGAGATTTAAGGACGATGCCAAAGAACTTGCTGGTGGTTACGAGGGAGGTATTGGCCTAAATAGATTCAACGATATCAAGGTTGGAGATGTCATGGAAGCCTATGAAATGGTTGAAAAGGAAAGAGATTAATGAATAAAAGAAGAACAGAAAGAATCTCATCTGAAGTCAAAAAAGAATTATCCAAAATTCTAAGAGATGACTTAAACGATCCAAGACTTAGCACAGAGGCTATGGTTACTATAACAGATGTTGAAGTAACCAACGACCTCTCCTATGCTGACTGTTACGTGAGCGTACTAGGAGATGCTACAAATAAGGAAGATGTACTCGAGGCTTTAGAGCAAGCAAAAGGTTACATCAAAATCCTTATTGGAGAGAGGATGAGACTTAGATCTATGCCAGAATTTAGATTCAAAATCGATAACTCAATCGAACACGGCGCTTACATGGATAAGCTAATAGCTGAAACAATTGCAAAGGATAAGAAAGCCAATGAAGAAAGAGAAAATCAGTAAAGAAAAACTCGATAAATTTAAAGAACTTGTCGATAATGCAGAAACAATCGCAATAGCAAGCCACATCAACCCAGATGGAGACAATCTGGGTTCTACCCTTGCCCTAAGAAAATCCCTAGAGCTTTACGGTAAAGATGTCGAGCTTCTAGCTAATGATACCATAGATGACTACCTACATTTCTTGCCTGAGAAGGAAAACTACAAAGAAGCTTCAAGGGACTCCTATGACCTCTTTATGATTTTGGACTGCTCAGAATTTGATAGGATTGGAGATAGTCTTACACCTATTGCAAGAGCTTCCAAAAACACCTTGGTTATAGACCATCACGTAGGAGGAGGCATAGATACAGACCTCAACTTAATCTATGACACAGCTCCTGCGACTTGCGAGCTTGTATTTGAAATTATCGAAAGACTTAACTTTCCTATAGATAAGGACATAGCAAGTTTAATTTATACAGGACTATGCACAGATACCAACAGATTCTTATATTCAAATGTAACAGAATATACCTTCTATGTTGCAGGAAGACTTCTAAGTCTTGGAGCAGATAGCGAATATATCTATAGAAACCTATATCAATCAAAACCAATGAAGGTAATGAAATTTCAAACAGAAGTTATCTCAAATGCTGAGTTTATGGACAAAAAAGCTTATTCTATTATCTCCAAGGACCTTGTCAAAAAACACGGAGTCCAAATGGGAGATGCTGAAACAATCGTAGGCATGCTAAGAGATATAGATGAAGTTGAAGTTTCTATGATCCTTAAAGAATACGACAATGGCGAATACAAGGTATCCCTAAGAAGTAAGGATGTTGATGTAGCAAGAGTTGCCCGTGAAAACGGCGGAGGAGGCCACATCAAGGCTAGTGGATTTTCTATATTCGATGATTCCCTAGAAGCTGCAAGCAAGAAGGCTATCGCTATCCTAAAGGAAATTGATGTATAGCGGCATTCTAAATGTAGATAAGGAAAAGGGCATATCTTCAGCGAGGGTTGTATCTCTTGTAAGGCGAGGCTTAAATCAGAAGAAAGTTGGCCATACAGGAACCCTTGACCTTGAGGCAAGCGGGGTCCTTCCTATTGTAGTCGGTAAGGCGACAAGGGTATCCGACTATATGATGGATAAGGATAAGACCTACGAATGCCTTATGGAATTTGGAAAAAAGACCGACACTCTGGATGCGGCAGGAGAAGTCATCAAGGAAAGCTCTAAGACTTGCAAGAGGGAAGACTTAGAAGAAGTTCTAGAAAAATACAAGGGCGAGATAGAACAAATCCCTCCCATGTATTCTGCCCTAAAGGTAGACGGCAAGAAGCTTTACGACCTTGCAAGAAGTGGTAAGGAAATTGAAAGAAAGAAAAGAAAGGTCAAGATCTATGACCTAAAGCTAATTGACTTCGACTTTCCCTATGCCAAAATCTCCGTAACTTGTTCCAAGGGCACCTATATTAGAACCCTTGTGGATGATATAGGAGAAGATTTAGAGTGCTTGTCTTTTGTTAAAGAGCTTAGAAGGGTAAGGATTGGAGACTTTCTAGTAGATGAGGCAGTTAAGTCTTCTGATATTTTGGAAATGGATAAGGATAAGCTTATATCGAAACTTGAAAGAGTA contains:
- the nusA gene encoding transcription termination factor NusA: MNNDFMLALDELCKEKNLDKATILDALQKALIKSYQKNYDNEENVDVIIDEETGQIEVFALKEVVDEVDDTITEISLKDALEENSSYHLGDIARIKLTPKNFGRVAAQTARNIVIQKIRDAQRDSLYGEYIERANEMITGTIQRQDKYNVYVNLDKIEGVVPIKEQVPTEEYPANAKMKFLIKEVRNSSKEPQIVLSRSSQDLITRLFELEVPEITDGIIEIYSLAREAGSRTKMAVFSNDEGIDAVGACIGFKGIRVNSIVEELQGEKIDIINFDKDIKVFISNALSPADIIEVLVNEKSKKSLVVVSSDQLSLAIGKEGQNARLAARLTGWKIDIKSSEEYESLSQEEIDEILGLNEIDEEASEVADEDDALDDEDISLDLDEENDDTEDDLISDSEVEEIIEEESDDTVEDIANIDSTVKAYEEDESNED
- the rnpM gene encoding RNase P modulator RnpM, with product MKKAKKIPQRKCVVCGKLKDKKDLLRVVKNKDEGILIDESGKKNGRGAYICKDDACIEEAIRTNKLNRVFRTEVSDELYEELKAYEVN
- the infB gene encoding translation initiation factor IF-2 codes for the protein MAGKVRVYELAKENNMAAKEMVKLLNEEFGLNIKSHMSMVGGSDLELIQGYFDEIEEEKNKAKNKKQQKENNKNSKNKKNHKNIKQAKDVEEDDFEEEKPKKKRKKKSKNKKTSKANKKQAEEKKDDGIIEIPETVNVKTFADKIGESPNSVIGKLIGLGVMAGLNDQIEFEQAELVALDFGKEIKLEEEYDAIEEQQVELDYEDKEEDLVNRPPVVSVMGHVDHGKTSILDKIRSTRVTSGEAGGITQHIGASVVDINDKKISFLDTPGHEAFTEMRMRGAQATDIAILVVAADDGVMPQTVEAINHAKAAGIPIVVAINKIDKEVADPNRVKQELMEHGLVSEEWGGDTIMVPVSAHTGEGIDDLLEMVLLVAEMRELKANPNRRAVGIIVEAQLDKARGAVATVLVQKGTLHAGDYVVTGSASGRIRAMFNSLGEAIEEATPSMPAQILGLSDVAEAGDMIYAVEDEKLAREFADRAAEFKREEHLKAKANTNLEDMYSDIGDGELKELNIIVKTDVKGTVDAVSHSLVKLSNEEVKVSVIAGAVGGITESDILLAQASNAVIIGFNVRPTQGALERAKDNNVEIRTYSVIYEAIEDVEKAIKGMLDPEFKEVVLGRAEVRDTFKVPGAGTVAGVMVTNGSVPRRASIRLLRDNIVIFDGDISSMKRFKDDAKELAGGYEGGIGLNRFNDIKVGDVMEAYEMVEKERD
- the rbfA gene encoding 30S ribosome-binding factor RbfA, which translates into the protein MNKRRTERISSEVKKELSKILRDDLNDPRLSTEAMVTITDVEVTNDLSYADCYVSVLGDATNKEDVLEALEQAKGYIKILIGERMRLRSMPEFRFKIDNSIEHGAYMDKLIAETIAKDKKANEERENQ
- a CDS encoding DHH family phosphoesterase, with amino-acid sequence MKKEKISKEKLDKFKELVDNAETIAIASHINPDGDNLGSTLALRKSLELYGKDVELLANDTIDDYLHFLPEKENYKEASRDSYDLFMILDCSEFDRIGDSLTPIARASKNTLVIDHHVGGGIDTDLNLIYDTAPATCELVFEIIERLNFPIDKDIASLIYTGLCTDTNRFLYSNVTEYTFYVAGRLLSLGADSEYIYRNLYQSKPMKVMKFQTEVISNAEFMDKKAYSIISKDLVKKHGVQMGDAETIVGMLRDIDEVEVSMILKEYDNGEYKVSLRSKDVDVARVARENGGGGHIKASGFSIFDDSLEAASKKAIAILKEIDV
- the truB gene encoding tRNA pseudouridine(55) synthase TruB, whose product is MYSGILNVDKEKGISSARVVSLVRRGLNQKKVGHTGTLDLEASGVLPIVVGKATRVSDYMMDKDKTYECLMEFGKKTDTLDAAGEVIKESSKTCKREDLEEVLEKYKGEIEQIPPMYSALKVDGKKLYDLARSGKEIERKKRKVKIYDLKLIDFDFPYAKISVTCSKGTYIRTLVDDIGEDLECLSFVKELRRVRIGDFLVDEAVKSSDILEMDKDKLISKLERVDKALDKFPRFDLADNLFDKAVNGMTIKIDSKIDEEVRVYSRNEFIGLAKSFESRGGYFLKMEKVFYDRENKNI